A part of Deltaproteobacteria bacterium genomic DNA contains:
- a CDS encoding AraC family transcriptional regulator has protein sequence MRRVVEGWGDARPAAITRAPRPALRPFISVVWVSDEHGAADGDASDRERMLGSGATHLVFRLSDHPVRLYDNVTDRTATSMGYAVVGGARATFYLRDTPRPVRTVGARLLPGAAALLFCAPADELAGRHTPLVDLWGRSAVEARERLLEAAHPERQLDLFEALLAARLPQVRGLHPAVAHALARFPTTGDVGAVVDETGYSHRRFVALFRGAVGLPPKLYCRVLRFQDALRLLATRPPLPLADVALAAGYSDQPHLNREFRELGGVSPSEYRAVAPASLLHVPLPTRSIPSKTRSAGRRMIGSERRIP, from the coding sequence ATGCGGCGCGTCGTCGAGGGATGGGGCGATGCTAGGCCGGCCGCGATCACGCGGGCCCCGCGACCGGCGCTGCGCCCCTTCATCAGCGTCGTCTGGGTGTCGGACGAACACGGCGCCGCCGACGGCGACGCGAGCGACCGCGAGCGCATGCTCGGAAGCGGAGCGACCCACCTCGTGTTCCGGCTCTCCGATCACCCGGTACGGCTCTACGACAACGTCACCGACCGGACCGCAACCAGCATGGGCTATGCCGTGGTCGGTGGCGCCCGGGCGACGTTCTACCTCCGCGACACGCCCCGGCCCGTCCGCACCGTCGGAGCCCGGCTTCTGCCCGGTGCCGCGGCGCTGCTCTTCTGCGCGCCCGCCGACGAGCTCGCCGGCCGTCACACCCCCCTGGTGGACTTGTGGGGCCGATCGGCGGTCGAAGCGCGCGAGCGCCTCCTCGAGGCCGCCCACCCCGAGCGTCAGCTCGACCTCTTCGAGGCGCTGCTCGCAGCCCGGCTGCCGCAGGTCCGCGGCCTGCACCCGGCCGTCGCGCACGCGCTCGCGCGCTTCCCCACCACCGGCGACGTCGGAGCGGTGGTCGACGAGACCGGCTACAGCCATCGGCGGTTCGTCGCCCTGTTCCGCGGGGCGGTCGGGCTCCCGCCGAAGCTCTACTGTCGCGTCCTCCGGTTTCAAGACGCGCTCCGCTTGCTCGCCACCCGGCCGCCACTGCCGCTCGCTGATGTCGCGCTGGCCGCTGGCTACAGCGACCAGCCGCACTTGAACCGCGAGTTCCGCGAGCTCGGCGGGGTCTCCCCGAGCGAGTATCGCGCCGTGGCGCCGGCCTCGCTGCTGCACGTCCCCTTGCCAACCAGGTCAATTCCGTCCAAGACGCGCAGCGCGGGCCGACGCATGATCGGGTCCGAAAGGAGGATCCCATGA
- a CDS encoding VOC family protein — protein MKVHELFAYLHVKDAAKAIEFYKQAFGAAEKFRLSEPGGRIGHAELVFNGSTLMLSDEFPEYGIRGPQTNEGTSVTIHLHVDDADEVMKRAAAAGAVIERDPQDQFWGERSGILRDPFGHRWNIGHHIEDVSFDEMQQRYAKMMERA, from the coding sequence ATGAAGGTCCACGAGCTGTTCGCGTATCTCCACGTGAAGGACGCGGCCAAGGCCATCGAGTTCTACAAGCAGGCGTTCGGCGCCGCGGAGAAGTTCCGCCTGAGCGAACCGGGCGGCCGGATCGGCCACGCCGAGCTGGTCTTCAACGGCAGCACCCTGATGCTGTCGGACGAGTTCCCGGAATACGGCATCCGGGGACCCCAGACGAATGAGGGAACGAGCGTGACGATCCACCTCCACGTCGACGACGCCGACGAGGTGATGAAGCGCGCCGCCGCCGCCGGGGCCGTGATCGAGCGCGATCCCCAGGACCAGTTCTGGGGCGAGCGTTCGGGGATACTGCGCGATCCGTTCGGCCACCGCTGGAACATCGGGCACCACATCGAGGACGTGTCGTTCGACGAGATGCAGCAGCGGTACGCGAAGATGATGGAGCGCGCGTAG
- a CDS encoding cupin domain-containing protein: protein MEAHDVLAALDGHPIWMTEDGTASFWRLASFNKGMVWVGRYSGESPWERHPDGDEFLYIVEGEVEVVVLTDERPVQTTVRAGSIFVVPRGRWHRQLARAAVMQLGVTTGRVEHSTAEYPGRDS from the coding sequence ATGGAAGCTCACGACGTTCTCGCGGCGCTGGATGGGCACCCCATCTGGATGACGGAAGACGGCACAGCGTCCTTCTGGAGGCTCGCGTCGTTCAATAAGGGCATGGTTTGGGTCGGGCGCTACTCCGGGGAGTCCCCCTGGGAGCGTCATCCCGACGGGGACGAGTTCCTCTACATCGTCGAAGGAGAGGTCGAGGTCGTCGTGCTGACGGACGAGCGTCCCGTCCAGACCACCGTGCGAGCCGGCTCGATCTTCGTCGTGCCGCGGGGACGCTGGCACCGTCAGCTCGCGCGGGCGGCGGTGATGCAGCTCGGCGTGACGACGGGGCGGGTCGAGCATTCGACCGCAGAGTACCCGGGGCGCGATTCCTGA